The following proteins are encoded in a genomic region of Leifsonia psychrotolerans:
- a CDS encoding thiamine-binding protein, which yields MLVAFSVAPSGADNPDASVHDAVAAAVKIVRDSGLPNHTDSMFTTIEGDWDEVFAVIKAATDAVGAFGPRVSLVLKADIRPGHTGELTGKVERLEKAIDESV from the coding sequence ATGCTTGTCGCCTTTTCTGTCGCACCCTCCGGAGCCGACAACCCCGACGCCTCCGTGCACGATGCTGTCGCTGCAGCCGTGAAAATCGTGCGCGACTCGGGGCTGCCGAACCACACCGACTCGATGTTCACCACCATCGAGGGCGACTGGGACGAGGTATTCGCCGTGATCAAGGCGGCCACGGATGCCGTCGGTGCGTTCGGGCCGCGGGTGTCGTTGGTCCTGAAGGCCGACATTCGCCCCGGTCACACGGGGGAGCTCACCGGTAAGGTCGAACGTCTCGAGAAAGCGATCGACGAATCAGTGTGA
- a CDS encoding glycosyltransferase 87 family protein has translation MQLSESSPRPTASVRWMMRSVTLWSGFVFVHAVLITLCLTAPGWPLGDVEGVYLPWAEHVAAGVAVPGITTDFVYPLLALVPIQAALVFGPALYSLAWLGLVTLVNAVAFLFLLRRRSTPRPARAAWWWLAFLLLLGPIALARIDAITVPLVIVALLGLRTRPLWGTVLLTLATWVKIWPVAALAALFVVSRMRWRVVAVAAGVSAFVVTIALAFGSGLTVFSFIGAQTSRGIQIESPIAGIWMWQAALHLPGSFVYYDTDILTFQVVGPGSAVVGNVLTPLLIIGVGLVLLVGGLAVRRGVAAEVLFPSLVLALVLTLITVNKVGSPQFITWLAAPVIVGLALHGVRWRTPAILALVLAGLTQLIYPFLYDLLLVANPLVVLVLTLRNLLEFVLLGWAIWSIVSARSDAPANPQAPRPDSSDLSHLSQQSPLTKE, from the coding sequence GTGCAGCTTTCTGAATCGTCACCGCGGCCGACGGCATCCGTTCGCTGGATGATGCGCAGCGTGACGCTGTGGAGCGGCTTTGTTTTCGTGCACGCCGTGCTGATCACACTCTGCCTCACCGCGCCGGGCTGGCCGCTCGGCGACGTGGAAGGCGTCTACCTGCCGTGGGCAGAACACGTGGCGGCGGGCGTTGCCGTGCCCGGCATCACCACAGATTTCGTGTACCCACTGCTCGCGCTCGTTCCGATCCAGGCGGCGCTGGTGTTCGGGCCAGCTCTGTATTCCCTCGCCTGGCTCGGCCTGGTCACGCTTGTGAACGCAGTGGCGTTCCTCTTTCTGCTTCGACGCCGATCGACCCCACGGCCGGCTCGGGCCGCCTGGTGGTGGCTGGCGTTCCTCCTGCTGCTCGGACCGATCGCGTTGGCCCGCATCGACGCGATCACCGTTCCCCTGGTGATTGTGGCTCTACTGGGGCTGCGCACTCGTCCGCTCTGGGGAACCGTGCTACTCACTCTCGCAACCTGGGTGAAGATCTGGCCGGTCGCAGCGCTTGCGGCACTCTTTGTGGTGTCACGGATGCGCTGGCGTGTCGTCGCCGTCGCTGCCGGGGTGAGCGCTTTCGTTGTGACCATCGCTCTCGCGTTCGGCAGCGGTCTCACCGTGTTCAGCTTCATCGGTGCGCAAACCAGTCGCGGTATTCAGATTGAGTCGCCGATCGCCGGGATTTGGATGTGGCAGGCCGCGTTGCATCTGCCCGGAAGTTTCGTCTACTACGACACCGACATCTTGACGTTTCAGGTGGTTGGCCCGGGCAGCGCGGTGGTGGGCAATGTCCTGACGCCGTTGCTCATCATCGGTGTCGGGCTGGTTCTGCTCGTGGGCGGACTGGCTGTGCGTCGTGGCGTCGCCGCCGAGGTTCTTTTTCCGTCGCTCGTGCTGGCCCTGGTGTTGACGCTCATCACCGTCAACAAGGTGGGCTCACCCCAATTCATCACCTGGCTGGCCGCTCCGGTGATTGTCGGTCTTGCGCTGCACGGAGTGCGGTGGCGTACTCCCGCCATCCTGGCCCTGGTGTTGGCCGGTCTGACCCAGCTGATCTATCCCTTCCTCTATGACTTGCTGCTCGTCGCCAACCCCCTGGTTGTGCTCGTGCTCACGCTACGAAATCTGCTCGAATTCGTGCTTCTCGGCTGGGCGATCTGGTCGATCGTCTCTGCCCGGAGCGATGCCCCAGCAAACCCCCAGGCCCCACGCCCAGACTCGTCAGACCTGTCACATCTGTCACAACAGTCACCACTCACCAAGGAGTAG
- a CDS encoding NAD(P)H-hydrate dehydratase yields MMIPAEWGDWAPAQARDWIAVPGAHDDKYSRGVLGLLTGSADYPGAAVLGVEAALHSGVGMVRYLGPQRAADFVLARRPETVTAIGRVQAWLLGSGMDAAARDAPTSASLASALAEGLPTVIDAGALDLIGAATGPVVITPHARELAGVLGRVGITVSAEQIAEAPGEWAVRAAESLAVTVLLKGSVTHVASPLGVRLTVARATPWLATAGTGDVLGGVLGALVATHSDRIRADAGALASLAATASLIHGLAAHRVSAGGPFTALDLAGTVSQVVRDLATGNPEL; encoded by the coding sequence ATGATGATTCCCGCGGAATGGGGTGATTGGGCGCCCGCCCAGGCGCGTGACTGGATTGCCGTTCCCGGCGCCCACGACGACAAGTACTCGCGGGGCGTGCTCGGGCTGCTGACCGGTTCGGCCGACTACCCGGGCGCCGCGGTGCTGGGCGTCGAGGCCGCGCTGCACAGCGGGGTTGGGATGGTGCGGTATCTCGGGCCGCAGCGTGCCGCCGATTTTGTGCTCGCGCGCCGCCCAGAAACTGTCACTGCGATCGGCCGGGTGCAGGCCTGGCTTCTGGGATCCGGCATGGACGCTGCCGCTCGCGATGCACCGACGAGCGCTTCCCTCGCCTCGGCGCTGGCGGAGGGACTCCCCACCGTGATCGACGCCGGGGCACTCGACCTGATCGGCGCTGCCACCGGGCCGGTCGTCATCACGCCTCATGCGCGTGAGTTGGCCGGTGTGCTCGGCCGGGTGGGGATCACGGTGTCCGCCGAGCAGATCGCAGAAGCGCCGGGGGAGTGGGCCGTTCGTGCCGCCGAATCGCTCGCCGTGACAGTGCTGCTCAAGGGGTCGGTCACCCACGTGGCCTCGCCGCTCGGTGTTCGCCTGACCGTGGCGCGGGCAACCCCCTGGTTGGCGACGGCCGGCACGGGGGACGTGCTCGGCGGCGTGCTTGGCGCGCTGGTCGCCACGCACAGCGATCGGATCAGAGCGGATGCCGGGGCCCTCGCATCGCTGGCCGCCACCGCATCCCTCATTCATGGGCTCGCCGCCCACCGGGTGTCTGCGGGCGGTCCGTTCACGGCGCTCGACCTGGCCGGTACGGTATCGCAGGTGGTGCGGGATCTAGCGACCGGGAATCCCGAACTGTGA
- a CDS encoding NADH:flavin oxidoreductase/NADH oxidase — translation MSSVSALFTPFTVRGVTLRNRLWVAPMCQYSIDQHDGIPRDWHLVHLGALARGGAGLVIAEATAVSPEGRISAEDTGMWTDEQARAWQRIVTFIHSQGTSAGLQLAHAGRKASVWPAWGTEQAGTRPIGDGGWPTVSASAVPFPGYDSPVALTVDEIAAVVDDFASAARRAVDAGFDVLEIHAAHGYLLHQFLSPLSNLRTDRYGGSLANRARFLLEVIDGIRAVVADTVPLFVRFSATDYAPDGWNEEQTVTVAGWAAEHGADFFDISSGGNVTGVTIPLGPGYQVPLAEFVKTRADVAVSAVGLITTPAQAEEIVASGQADAVLLGRQLLRDPHFPLRAAHELGVSLDYWPPQYLRAQWRD, via the coding sequence ATGTCTTCCGTTTCAGCGCTCTTCACACCATTCACCGTGCGCGGTGTCACGCTGCGCAATCGGCTCTGGGTTGCACCGATGTGTCAGTACTCGATCGACCAGCACGACGGAATCCCCCGGGACTGGCATCTGGTTCATCTTGGCGCGCTGGCCCGCGGTGGCGCGGGGCTCGTCATCGCCGAAGCCACGGCGGTCAGTCCGGAGGGGCGCATTTCAGCCGAGGACACCGGCATGTGGACTGACGAACAGGCCAGGGCCTGGCAGCGCATCGTGACCTTTATCCACAGCCAGGGCACGTCGGCCGGCTTGCAGCTCGCGCACGCTGGCCGCAAAGCCTCGGTCTGGCCGGCCTGGGGAACCGAGCAGGCCGGCACCCGGCCGATCGGCGATGGCGGCTGGCCGACCGTGTCGGCGTCGGCCGTGCCTTTTCCCGGCTATGACTCCCCCGTCGCCCTCACGGTCGACGAGATCGCTGCGGTCGTCGACGATTTTGCGTCGGCGGCCCGACGCGCCGTTGACGCGGGCTTCGACGTGCTCGAGATCCACGCGGCGCACGGCTATTTGCTGCACCAGTTCCTGTCGCCGCTCAGCAACCTGCGCACCGATCGGTATGGCGGCTCCCTGGCGAACCGCGCGCGCTTTCTCCTCGAGGTGATTGACGGCATCCGTGCGGTGGTCGCCGACACCGTGCCGCTGTTCGTGCGCTTCTCGGCGACCGACTACGCTCCCGACGGCTGGAATGAGGAGCAGACGGTGACGGTGGCCGGGTGGGCCGCGGAACACGGTGCCGACTTCTTCGACATCTCCTCTGGCGGCAATGTGACGGGTGTGACGATTCCGCTCGGCCCCGGCTACCAGGTTCCGCTGGCCGAGTTCGTGAAGACGCGGGCGGATGTCGCGGTGTCGGCGGTCGGCCTCATCACGACTCCGGCACAGGCGGAAGAGATCGTCGCGTCCGGCCAGGCGGACGCCGTGCTACTCGGCCGCCAGCTGCTGCGCGACCCGCACTTTCCGTTACGGGCCGCCCACGAGCTGGGAGTCAGTCTGGACTACTGGCCGCCACAGTACCTGCGCGCCCAGTGGCGGGACTGA
- a CDS encoding hemolysin family protein, giving the protein MSDWAGIAWLFVLLAGNAFFVAAEFAVISARRSQIEPLAEAGKRSAKTALWAMEHATSMLATAQLGITVCSLLILNVSEPAIHHLLEIPLGLTGLSAEAIGAVAFIITLLLVTYLHVVFGEMVPKNLSFSLPDRAVLILATPLVFISRVFSPVIKALNATANSVLRLFGVEPKNEATSTFTLDEVANIVTQSTREGVLSDGSGALSAAFEFTTRKVKDVAVRQGDLISLPESATPADVEKAVSKHGFSRYVVVNSAGEPTGYIHLKDVLDLDIDSASGAGTTAYSAPIPGKRIRQLASIFENTDLEDALATMRRSGAHLARAFTTEGETTGVLFLEDIIEELVGEVQDATRRD; this is encoded by the coding sequence ATGAGCGACTGGGCAGGAATCGCGTGGCTCTTCGTCTTGCTCGCGGGCAACGCGTTTTTCGTTGCCGCCGAGTTTGCCGTCATCTCGGCACGTCGCTCCCAAATTGAACCGCTGGCCGAAGCCGGCAAACGCAGTGCGAAGACGGCGCTGTGGGCCATGGAGCACGCCACTTCGATGCTGGCGACGGCGCAGTTGGGTATTACCGTGTGCTCGCTGCTCATCCTGAACGTCTCAGAGCCTGCGATCCATCATCTGCTTGAGATTCCGCTCGGATTGACGGGGCTGTCGGCAGAGGCCATCGGAGCCGTTGCCTTCATCATCACCCTGCTGCTGGTCACCTACCTGCACGTGGTGTTCGGTGAAATGGTGCCGAAGAACTTGTCGTTCTCGCTGCCCGACCGCGCGGTGCTGATTCTCGCCACACCTCTGGTCTTCATTTCACGAGTGTTCTCCCCGGTGATCAAGGCGCTGAACGCGACGGCGAACTCCGTGTTGCGTCTGTTCGGTGTCGAGCCGAAGAATGAGGCGACAAGCACGTTTACGCTCGACGAAGTGGCGAACATCGTCACCCAATCAACGCGCGAAGGGGTGCTGAGCGACGGTTCCGGCGCCCTGAGTGCCGCGTTCGAGTTCACGACTCGCAAGGTGAAAGACGTCGCCGTGCGACAGGGCGACCTGATCAGCCTGCCGGAGTCTGCGACCCCCGCGGATGTGGAGAAGGCGGTGTCGAAGCATGGATTCTCGCGCTACGTGGTCGTCAATAGCGCCGGAGAGCCGACCGGGTACATCCATTTGAAGGATGTGCTCGATCTCGACATCGATTCGGCGTCAGGTGCGGGGACCACCGCGTACTCGGCTCCGATCCCCGGCAAACGGATTCGTCAGCTCGCGTCGATCTTTGAAAACACCGACCTGGAAGACGCTCTCGCGACAATGCGCCGTTCGGGTGCCCACCTGGCGCGTGCCTTCACGACGGAGGGGGAGACCACCGGAGTGTTGTTCCTTGAGGACATCATCGAGGAGTTGGTCGGCGAAGTGCAGGACGCGACCCGACGCGACTAG
- a CDS encoding hemolysin family protein: MFEWVSLGIGLILTVGTGLFVASEFALVNLDRSELEARQAKGESRLAMTIAALKITSTHLSSAQLGITLTTLLTGYTIEPALSTLFSPALTAVGIPAGFVPAIATTVAIVIATLLSMIIGELVPKNFALALPRQTAKIVIPFQTVFTMVFRPVIFVLNGSANGILRSFGIEPKEELSGARTAEELSSLVRRSASAGMLEKDTATLLHRTLQFSGHNASDVMTPRPRVASISRTASALAVIELTRQTGYSRFPVIDESVDDVVGIVHIKQAVAVPRHRRADVPVSALQSEAIRVPETMKLDGLLSELRGRGYQMAVVVDEYGGTAGVATLEDLVEELVGEVADEHDRTRAGVVHSQDSLTFPGLLRPDEVLERAGIVVPADGPYETVAGFVMSELGRLPVVGDVVQIEAGVLRVERLEGRRIDRIRFTPAPEPETTPESEEKR; this comes from the coding sequence ATGTTTGAGTGGGTATCGCTCGGCATCGGCCTCATCCTGACCGTGGGCACGGGCCTTTTCGTCGCCAGCGAATTCGCGCTGGTCAACCTCGATCGATCCGAGCTGGAAGCGCGCCAAGCGAAGGGTGAGAGCCGCCTGGCGATGACCATCGCCGCGCTGAAGATCACCTCGACCCACCTGTCGAGTGCCCAATTGGGCATCACCCTGACGACATTGCTTACCGGGTACACCATCGAGCCGGCGCTCAGCACGCTCTTCTCCCCGGCGCTGACCGCCGTGGGGATCCCCGCCGGATTCGTCCCAGCGATCGCGACGACGGTAGCCATCGTGATTGCGACACTCCTGTCGATGATCATTGGTGAACTGGTTCCGAAGAACTTTGCGCTGGCGCTTCCCCGTCAGACCGCCAAAATCGTGATTCCGTTCCAGACGGTATTCACGATGGTTTTTCGTCCCGTCATCTTCGTGCTGAACGGCAGCGCGAACGGAATTCTGCGTTCGTTCGGAATCGAACCCAAGGAAGAGCTCTCCGGAGCGCGAACCGCCGAGGAGCTCTCGTCGCTGGTGCGCCGTTCTGCGAGCGCGGGAATGTTGGAGAAAGACACCGCCACACTGCTGCATCGCACCCTGCAGTTCTCCGGGCACAACGCATCCGATGTCATGACGCCGCGCCCACGGGTTGCGAGCATCAGCCGCACGGCGTCGGCGCTCGCCGTGATCGAACTCACACGCCAGACCGGCTATTCGCGGTTCCCGGTGATCGACGAGAGCGTCGACGACGTGGTGGGCATCGTGCACATCAAGCAGGCCGTTGCCGTTCCGCGGCACCGGCGGGCGGATGTCCCGGTTTCTGCGTTGCAATCGGAGGCGATCCGCGTTCCGGAGACCATGAAGCTCGACGGCCTGCTCAGCGAGCTTCGTGGCCGCGGCTATCAGATGGCCGTCGTCGTTGACGAGTACGGCGGAACAGCCGGTGTCGCGACGCTGGAGGACCTGGTTGAGGAGCTCGTCGGTGAGGTTGCCGATGAGCATGACCGCACCCGAGCCGGTGTCGTGCACTCGCAGGACTCGCTCACCTTCCCGGGGCTTTTGCGCCCCGACGAGGTGCTCGAGCGTGCGGGGATCGTGGTGCCCGCAGACGGCCCGTATGAGACGGTGGCCGGTTTTGTGATGAGCGAACTGGGCCGGCTCCCCGTCGTGGGTGACGTCGTTCAGATCGAGGCGGGCGTGTTGCGCGTCGAGCGTCTCGAGGGGCGTCGAATCGACAGGATACGGTTCACGCCAGCCCCCGAACCGGAAACCACTCCGGAAAGTGAGGAGAAGCGATGA
- a CDS encoding GuaB1 family IMP dehydrogenase-related protein has translation MRFYETVPSHDLTYSDVFLVPSRSAVSSRLDVSLAPGDGTGATLPLVSANMNSVTGPRLAATLARRGGLGVLPQDMPLQDLDAAIRWVKAQSVRFDTPFSFGADDTVQMALNQVPPSNGQGLIVRDSRGDYLGCVVASRLATAPPEGRLVDLLHDNLAALDADDVDDGRKAFDLMVAADLDFVPVLHHGAVIGTLSRTSALRSTLYEPAVDARGCLTVAAAIGISGDVAAKAKALAGAGVDVLVIDTAHGHQEGMLRAIRIVADLGLNLPLVAGNVVTAGAVADLVDAGATILKVGVGPGAMCTTRMMTAVGRPQFSAVLETAAAARAAGAHVWADGGVRYPRDVALALAAGASSVMIGSWFAGTIEAPGILKTDAAGSLYKESWGMASTKAVRDRFERLDAYELARKTLFAEGISSSKIYLDPLRPSVEDLLDMITSGVRSSFSYAGATTLPEFQERALVGIQSAAGYEEGKALPVSW, from the coding sequence ATGAGGTTCTACGAAACGGTTCCGAGTCATGATCTGACTTACTCTGACGTGTTTCTCGTTCCGAGCCGATCGGCCGTGTCGAGCCGTCTGGATGTCTCCCTCGCCCCCGGTGACGGCACCGGCGCGACCCTCCCTCTCGTGTCGGCGAACATGAACTCGGTGACCGGTCCGCGCCTTGCCGCAACGTTGGCCCGACGCGGTGGCCTCGGCGTGTTGCCGCAGGATATGCCCTTACAAGACTTAGACGCTGCCATTCGCTGGGTGAAGGCACAGTCCGTGCGGTTCGATACCCCGTTCAGCTTCGGTGCTGACGACACAGTGCAGATGGCACTCAACCAGGTGCCGCCGTCGAACGGTCAGGGACTGATCGTTCGAGATTCGAGGGGTGACTACCTGGGCTGCGTTGTGGCATCGCGATTGGCGACGGCACCGCCGGAGGGCAGGCTCGTCGACCTTCTGCACGACAACCTGGCCGCGCTCGATGCCGACGATGTCGACGATGGGCGGAAAGCATTCGATCTGATGGTCGCAGCCGACCTCGATTTCGTGCCGGTGCTGCACCACGGCGCGGTCATCGGAACGCTGAGCCGCACGAGCGCTCTGCGATCCACGCTGTACGAACCCGCCGTCGACGCGCGGGGGTGCCTCACGGTCGCCGCTGCCATCGGCATCAGCGGTGATGTCGCCGCCAAAGCGAAGGCGCTCGCCGGTGCAGGGGTCGATGTGCTGGTCATCGACACCGCCCACGGCCACCAGGAGGGCATGCTTCGGGCGATCCGCATCGTGGCCGACCTCGGGCTCAACCTCCCGCTCGTTGCGGGCAACGTCGTCACGGCCGGCGCTGTGGCCGATCTCGTCGACGCGGGCGCCACCATCCTCAAGGTGGGAGTCGGGCCTGGCGCCATGTGCACGACCCGCATGATGACGGCTGTTGGGCGCCCCCAATTCTCGGCGGTGCTCGAAACCGCCGCGGCGGCCCGTGCGGCCGGTGCTCACGTCTGGGCCGACGGGGGAGTGCGTTACCCTCGCGATGTTGCACTCGCCCTGGCCGCGGGGGCCTCCTCGGTCATGATCGGCTCGTGGTTCGCCGGCACGATTGAGGCACCGGGCATCCTCAAAACGGATGCCGCCGGCTCGCTCTACAAGGAGAGCTGGGGGATGGCATCGACCAAGGCCGTGCGCGATCGCTTCGAGCGACTGGACGCCTACGAATTGGCCCGCAAGACCCTGTTCGCCGAGGGAATCTCAAGCTCGAAGATCTACCTCGACCCGCTGCGGCCCTCGGTGGAGGATCTGCTGGACATGATTACGTCGGGAGTGCGCAGTTCGTTCAGCTATGCGGGTGCCACAACGTTGCCAGAATTTCAGGAGCGCGCCCTGGTCGGCATTCAATCGGCCGCAGGCTATGAAGAGGGCAAGGCGCTGCCGGTTTCGTGGTGA